The Suncus etruscus isolate mSunEtr1 chromosome 14, mSunEtr1.pri.cur, whole genome shotgun sequence genome contains a region encoding:
- the LOC126028322 gene encoding protocadherin beta-15-like — protein MEEKSIPRLRQVLLLFVWLAQIHAKQEGYSISISEETDIGSVVVNLSKDIGLELRELSVRRARVIFNNNKNYFQFSPQTGDLQVNEKLDREELCGPNEPCMLHFQVILEEPLKVYRFKLLVSDINDNSPVFPEAEMRLKVMENTLPGTVFPLKNAQDLDVGINGIQNYTVYPNSYFHILTQNSGEGRKYPELVLDKALDREQQSELKLTLLAVDGGSPPRTGTALVLIEILDINDNAPEFAQPLYHAQIPENSLIGSLVVTVSARDIDTGVNGKVFYSFFSGDEEITRTFVLNEHTGEIKLIRGLDYEKIESYEVNIKASDGAGLSGKCIVNIKVEDVNDNAPVLTVASLVSSIPENSPETTIALFSIQDLDSGDNGKMICSIQEDVPFTLKPSVENFFELVTEAALDREQQAEYNITITATDLGIPRLATQRTIRVQVSDVNDNAPAFSQPSYTLLVGENNSPALHIGSVSATDADAGSNAQLTYSLLPGPEPWPPQPPLASLVSINADNGQLFALRSLDFEAVRAFEFFVRAQDRGSPALSGQARVRVQVLDRNDNAPFVLYPLQNASAACSELVPRAAEAGYLVSKVVAVDGDAGQNAWLSFQLLKATEPGLFSVWAHNGEVRTARPLSERDAPKHRLLVLVRDNGEPPLSASVTLHVLLVDGFSQPFLPLPDAAAGAAPDDRLTIYLVVALACVSSLFLFSVLAFVAVRLCRRAGPAAGAGYPYPGLPDGPFPGQLLDASGAGTLSHSYRYEVCLAGGAGTNDFKFLKPVFPNILGYDFGREPKEILLYTIVSAFETVEEASYPSTKETDLERQMFGSKHQYRK, from the coding sequence atggaagagaagagcaTTCCTAGACTAAGGCAAGTTCTGCTTCTCTTTGTTTGGCTGGCTCAGATTCACGCAAAGCAGGAAGGTTATAGTATTAGCATCTCAGAAGAAACAGATATTGGGTCTGTTGTTGTCAATCTGTCAAAAGACATAGGTCTAGAATTAAGAGAGTTATCAGTAAGGAGGGCAAGGGTCATttttaacaataacaaaaattattttcagttcaGTCCTCAGACTGGAGATTTACAAGTAAATGAGAAATTGGATCGGGAAGAACTGTGTGGACCCAATGAGCCCTGTATGTTACATTTCCAGGTCATACTGGAAGAACCATTGAAGGTATATAGGTTTAAGCTTTTGGTGAGTGACATAAATGACAATTCCCCTGTGTTCCCAGAAGCAGAAATGCGTTTGAAAGTCATGGAAAATACTCTTCCAGGAACAGTTTTTCCTCTTAAAAATGCACAAGATTTGGATGTAGGTATTAATGGCATTCAAAACTACACTGTCTACCCCAACTCTTATTTCCACATTCTTACCCAGAATAGTGGTGAAGGTAGAAAATACCCAGAACTGGTTCTGGACAAAGCCCTAGACAGAGAGCAGCAGTCTGAGCTTAAGTTAACTCTCCTGGCAGTAGATGGTGGTTCGCCTCCCAGAACTGGGACTGCCCTGGTCCTCATTGAGATCTTGGACATCAACGACAATGCCCCGGAGTTTGCACAGCCACTCTATCATGCACAGATTCCAGAAAACAGCCTCATAGGATCTCTCGTTGTCACAGTTTCAGCAAGAGATATAGACACCGGGGTAAATGGCAAAgtattctattcatttttttctggggatgaagagaTTACAAGGACTTTTGTACTTAATGAACATACAGGAGAGATTAAATTAATTAGAGGTCTGGATTATGAAAAAATTGAATCATATGAAGTGAATATTAAAGCATCTGATGGTGCAGGTCTTTCTGGAAAATGCATCGTCAATATTAAGGTAGAGGATGTAAACGACAATGCCCCAGTACTGACAGTGGCTTCACTAGTTAGCTCGATTCCAGAAAATTCCCCTGAGACCACAATAGCTCTTTTCAGTATTCAAGACTTAGACTCTGGAGATAACGGAAAGATGATCTGTTCCATTCAGGAAGACGTTCCATTCACGTTAAAACCTTCCGTTGAAAATTTTTTCGAGTTGGTTACAGAAGCAGCACTGGACCGAGAGCAACAAGCTGAATACAACATCACCATCACGGCGACAGACCTGGGCATCCCCAGGCTGGCAACTCAGCGCACCATCAGGGTGCAGGTGTCCGACGTGAACGACAACGCCCCCGCCTTCAGCCAGCCCTCCTACACCCTGCTGGTGGGCGAGAACAACAGCCCCGCGCTGCACATCGGCAGCGTGAGCGCCACGGACGCGGACGCGGGCAGCAACGCGCAGCTGACCTACTCGCTGCTGCCGGGCCCCGAGCCTTGGCCCCCGCAGCCGCCGCTCGCCTCGCTGGTGTCCATCAACGCGGACAACGGGCAGCTGTTCGCGCTGCGCTCGCTGGACTTCGAGGCGGTGCGCGCCTTCGAGTTCTTTGTGCGCGCGCAGGACCGCGGCTCGCCCGCGCTGAGCGGCCAGGCGCGGGTGCGCGTGCAGGTGCTGGACCGCAACGACAACGCGCCCTTCGTGCTGTACCCGCTGCAGAACGCGTCGGCGGCGTGCAGCGAGCTGGTGCCCAGGGCGGCCGAGGCGGGCTACCTGGTGAGCAAGGTGGTGGCGGTGGACGGCGACGCGGGCCAGAACGCCTGGCTGTCCTTCCAGCTGCTCAAGGCCACGGAGCCCGGGCTCTTCAGCGTGTGGGCGCACAATGGCGAGGTGCGCACGGCGCGGCCGCTCAGCGAGCGCGACGCGCCCAAGCACAGGCTGCTGGTGCTGGTCAGGGACAATGGCGAGCCGCCGCTGTCGGCCAGCGTCACGCTGCACGTGCTGCTGGTGGACGGCTTCTCGCAGCCCTTCCTGCCGCTGCCCGACGCGGCGGCCGGCGCGGCGCCCGACGACCGCCTCACCATCTACCTGGTGGTGGCCTTGGCGTGCGTGTCGTCGCTCTTCCTCTTCTCCGTGCTGGCCTTCGTGGCGGTGCGCCTGTGCCGGCGAGCCGGGCCGGCGGCGGGGGCCGGCTACCCCTACCCGGGTCTGCCCGACGGGCCCTTTCCGGGACAGCTGCTGGATGCCAGCGGCGCGGGGACCCTGTCCCACAGCTACCGGTATGAGGTGTGCCTGGCGGGGGGAGCTGGCACCAATGACTTCAAGTT